The following is a genomic window from Gymnodinialimonas ceratoperidinii.
CGCCCAGGCCAAACATCTGGTTGGAAAGATCGCGCGACTGGTCGCCGAGGAGGCGATCCAGATGCATGGTGGGATCGGGATTACCTGGGAGTATCCCCTGTCCCATTACGCCAAGCGCCTGGTGATGATCGATCACCAGTTAGGCGACAGCGATTGGCACCTGGAGCGGCTGATGGCCGGTTTGGCGGCGACGTGAGGGAGCCTCCGGCGGGAGTTGTATTGGCCAAGATGAAGGAGCGGCGCGCATTTTAGACAAATTGTCTTTGATGCGGCGGGCGGCGTGATTTCAGCTTGTTGGTTCGGAGGTGCCCAATCGCGCGGCGATGCTGTGGGGGGTGACGGTTCCGATCACCTTGTCGTCCTCCTCGACCGCGAAGGGTGCGGGGCTTTCGGCGAAGCGGGCGAGGATGTCTTTCACCGGGAGTTCAGAGGGGATGCGGGGGGCGTCGGTGACGGTTTCCACCATGACATCACGGGCGGTGAGGACGCCGAGAGGGTTCATGTTGGAGACAAATTCCGCCACGTAGTCGGTGGCGGGTTCCGAGAAGATCTGGCGCGGGGTGCCGATCTGGACGATGCGGCCGCCTTCGAGGATCGCGATGCGGTTGCCGATCTTGAAGGCCTCGTCGAGGTCGTGGCTCACAAAGATGATCGTGCGCTTGAGGTCGCGCTGCAGGTCCAGCAACTCGTCCTGAAGCTTGGCGCGGATGAGCGGATCGAGGGCGGAGAAGGGCTCGTCCATGAGGAGGATCGGCGCGTCGGTCACGAAGGCGCGCGCCAGACCCACGCGTTGCTGCATGCCGCCCGAGAGCTCGCCCACCTTGCGATCTGCCCATTCCGACAGGCCCACAAGCGCCAGTTGCCGCTCGACCGCCGCGTTGCGTTCGGTCGCGGATTGCCCTGCGAGCTCAAGCCCGAGGCCCACGTTTTCGCGGACCGTGCGCCATGGCAGCAGGCCAAACTGTTGGAAGACCATGGAAACGCAGGTTTGGCGCAGGTAGCGCAGGTCGGGTTTGCTGGCGCCCGGGAGCGTGCAGGACCAGGCGCCGTCGTTGATCTCCACCTCGCCGCGCGCGACGGGGTTGAGGCCGTTGACCGCGCGGAGAAGGGTGGATTTGCCGGAGCCGGATAGCCCCATGAGGACGAGGATTTCCCCCTCCTCCACGTCGAGGGAGCAATCGTGGACGCCCAGGACATGCTCGGTGGCGGCTTGGATCTCGCTCCGTGTGGCGCCCTCATCTGCGAGTGCGAGCGCCTGGCTTGGTCGCGGTCCGAACATGATGCAGACGTTGCGGAAGGAAACGGCGGTGCTCATCGGGTGACCTCGTAGCGCAGGATGCCGGCGACACCGTCGGCGGGGCCTCCGTCGTTGGGGTGGTGTTGGCCGTCGTTGACGACGACCTCGGACAGGTGGAACGGCGACTGCCCCTCGAGACAGGCGAGGTTCACGCCGTATTCATTCGGGTTCGAGCGGCGGCGGTGGTGGGTGTAGATGCCGCAGCTCTTGCAGAAGTAGTGCTCGGCGACGCCCGTGTTGAATTGGTAGAGCGTGAGGTTGTCCGCCCCTTCGGTGATCGTCAGCCCGCCGAGCGCGGCCGAGACCGCCACCGCGCCGCGCATGGTGCAGAAGGAGCAATCACAGCGCCGCGCCGAGGCCAGTCCGCCCTTCAACTCGACCGTGAACTTGACTGTGCCGCAATGGCAGGCGCCGTCCAGCTTCATGTGCGCACCCGGAGAGAGCGGTCGAGGATGATGGCCACCACGACGATGATGAAGCCGCTCTCGAAACCGAGGCCGGTGTTGACCTGGTTGAGCGCGCGCACCACCGGCACGCCGAGGCCGTCGGCACCCACAAGCGCGGCGATGACGACCATGGAGAGCGAGAGCATGATGGTCTGGTTCAACCCGGTCATGATCTGCGGCAATGCATAGGGAAGCTCCACCTTCCAGAGCTTCTGGCTCGGGGTGGCGCCGAAGGCATCGGCGGCTTCCAGCAGGGATTTCGGGGTCGAGGAGATGCCGAGGTGGGTCAGGCGGATCGGGGCAGGCAGCACGAAGATCACCGTGGCGATCAGGCCGGGCACCATGCCGATGCCGAAGAAAACGATCGCGGGGATCAGGTAGACGAAGGTGGGCAGGGTCTGCATCAGGTCCAGCACCGGCCGCATCCATGCGTAGAGCCTCGGGCGGTGGGCGACCGCGATGCCGATGGGGACGCCCACGGCCATGCAGACCACACAGGCCGAGAGCACGAGGGTCAGGCTCTCGGTCGTTTCCTCCCAGTAGCCCTGATTGACGATGAAGAGGAAACCGATCGCGACCAGCGCGGGGACTTTCCAGCCTCGGTGCATCCACCACGCGAGCGCGGTGAAGATCGCGATGATCAGGAAGGGATGCAGCTCGGGCGGGTAAAGGAAGCTCGCGTCGCGCAGGCGGATGTCCTGAAACCACGAGGTGTTGGGCGGCTCCTGCAGGATCGCGAGAAAGACCTCGATCATCGCCTCCAGCGCCACTGCGAGAGCGTCGAAAAGGAACGCGCCATTGGATTGCAGCCAGTCGAACATGGCCTCGGCCCCGTCACCGATGCGCAGCTTGCATTCGCTCAGGAAACTGATCGGCCCGGTGATCTCGGGGTCGTAAGGGAAGGAGCAATCGGCGATGCCGTCTTCTCGCCACCATGTCTGGAAATCACTGAACCACGTCATGTCAGGGTCGTCCTGTCCGTAGAGAGAAGCCAGTCATCGCGAGACTTCTAAATGTCGTTAACCAATTGCGGCTAGGTTTGCCAAAGGGCCCGCCACAGGGCAGGCCCTTTTCCGTTTTGATCAAACGCGGCTCAGAGGCCGAGAGCTTCCGACACGGCGGCCTCGGCATCGCCACCGTCGAAGGTGGTCACGCCGTCCAGCCACGCCATGACGGCGTCGGGGTTGGCGGCCATCCATGCGGTCGCGGCGTCTGCGGGCTCTTCCCCGTCATCGAGGATCGCGCCCATGATCTCGTTCTCCATCGCGAGGCTGAAGGACAGGTTGTTCAGCAACGCGCCGACGTTCGGGCAAGCCTCCACGTAGCCGGCAGAGGTGTTGGTGTAGACCGTCGCGCCGCCCAGATCCGGACCGAACCAATCGTCGCCGCCTTCCAGATAGGTCAGGTCGAAGTTGGCGTTCATCGGGTGCGGCTCCCACCCAAGGAAGACGACCGGCTCATCGCGCTCGGAGGCACGGGCCACCTGCGCCAGCATCCCCTGCTCGGAGGATTCGACGACCTCGAATTCGGACAGGCCAAAGGCGTCGGCCTCGATCATCTCGATGATCAGGCGGTTGCCGTCGTTGCCGGGCTCGATGCCGTAGATCTCGCCGTCGAGCTCGTCCATTGCCCCGGCGATGGAGGCGAAATCGGTGATCCCGAGCGCCGCGCCGGCCGCGTTGGTGGCCAGCGTGTATTTCGCGCCTTCAAGGTTGGCGCGCACGGTGTCGACGGTGCCTGCCTCGCGGTAGGGGGCGATGTCCGCTTCCATGGTGGGCATCCAGTTGCCGAGGAATACGTCCACGTCACCCTCGGCCAGCGAGGTGTAGGTCACCGGGACGGACAGGACGAGGATCTCGGTCTCGTAGCCGAGCGCCTCGAGAACCACGGTCGTGGCCGCTGTCGTCGCGGTGATGTCGGTCCAGCCGACGTCCGAGAAGGTGACAGTGCCGCAGTCAGCGTGGCCATCGGCCATCGCGGCTCCGGCGGTCAGAGCGAGCGCGAGGGCGCTGGTCGCAGTTGCGCGAAAAAGGGTCATTACTTTGGTCTCCC
Proteins encoded in this region:
- a CDS encoding GFA family protein, whose product is MKLDGACHCGTVKFTVELKGGLASARRCDCSFCTMRGAVAVSAALGGLTITEGADNLTLYQFNTGVAEHYFCKSCGIYTHHRRRSNPNEYGVNLACLEGQSPFHLSEVVVNDGQHHPNDGGPADGVAGILRYEVTR
- the choW gene encoding choline ABC transporter permease subunit, which translates into the protein MSFLSECKLRIGDGAEAMFDWLQSNGAFLFDALAVALEAMIEVFLAILQEPPNTSWFQDIRLRDASFLYPPELHPFLIIAIFTALAWWMHRGWKVPALVAIGFLFIVNQGYWEETTESLTLVLSACVVCMAVGVPIGIAVAHRPRLYAWMRPVLDLMQTLPTFVYLIPAIVFFGIGMVPGLIATVIFVLPAPIRLTHLGISSTPKSLLEAADAFGATPSQKLWKVELPYALPQIMTGLNQTIMLSLSMVVIAALVGADGLGVPVVRALNQVNTGLGFESGFIIVVVAIILDRSLRVRT
- the choV gene encoding choline ABC transporter ATP-binding protein, whose product is MSTAVSFRNVCIMFGPRPSQALALADEGATRSEIQAATEHVLGVHDCSLDVEEGEILVLMGLSGSGKSTLLRAVNGLNPVARGEVEINDGAWSCTLPGASKPDLRYLRQTCVSMVFQQFGLLPWRTVRENVGLGLELAGQSATERNAAVERQLALVGLSEWADRKVGELSGGMQQRVGLARAFVTDAPILLMDEPFSALDPLIRAKLQDELLDLQRDLKRTIIFVSHDLDEAFKIGNRIAILEGGRIVQIGTPRQIFSEPATDYVAEFVSNMNPLGVLTARDVMVETVTDAPRIPSELPVKDILARFAESPAPFAVEEDDKVIGTVTPHSIAARLGTSEPTS
- the choX gene encoding choline ABC transporter substrate-binding protein, with translation MTLFRATATSALALALTAGAAMADGHADCGTVTFSDVGWTDITATTAATTVVLEALGYETEILVLSVPVTYTSLAEGDVDVFLGNWMPTMEADIAPYREAGTVDTVRANLEGAKYTLATNAAGAALGITDFASIAGAMDELDGEIYGIEPGNDGNRLIIEMIEADAFGLSEFEVVESSEQGMLAQVARASERDEPVVFLGWEPHPMNANFDLTYLEGGDDWFGPDLGGATVYTNTSAGYVEACPNVGALLNNLSFSLAMENEIMGAILDDGEEPADAATAWMAANPDAVMAWLDGVTTFDGGDAEAAVSEALGL